DNA from Trichomycterus rosablanca isolate fTriRos1 chromosome 23, fTriRos1.hap1, whole genome shotgun sequence:
aaaaacaaaatagtaaaaaaaaagaaattaagcaCGGGTTAAAAAATGCTGGATTTCTTACCACCAGTAATTTATGTTGTTGtttgcacacacaaacatgtttataaccaaaaacaaaaggaCAAATTCGGGGTTATTTGCATAATGTAacatatttataaagaaataaaatatataagctGCCAGAATTTTTACcacttttcatgttttacccagAAAAATCCACAAATCATGAAACCAAACTTAACTTAAACCGAGCTTAACTCACCcagcacacatttactcacactgAGGGGAAATCATAcctgccaatccaccttctgcacggtTCGAAAGAAAGGGAGTAAATATGAGTACCCAGAGAACACCTACACATGCCAAACTTTATAGACACAGAACAGAGacaaattttaattaaatgtctAAACTACCAAATAAATgagctttaaaaacatttaatttcacTACCGAAACTCGTTTACTTCTTATCACACCTCTTTCCATATGTGACGTTTTATTAAATACAACACCACTGTCCAATCGGAGGATTGCATTTAGCTGGAACCAACCAATCGCTGTAAAGAAGGCGGGCTTTGTCGGAAAATGAGTGGGGAAAAAAGAAAGCGTGTTAGCAGTGTGACATTGAGCCTGTATGTACAGCACAGAAATATAATTATGAGTTTTTAATAAGACTATTATAATCAGATCATTATTATACACATGGAGACTTCAAACACAGGTAATAATTAATATTCTTTAACAAAATGGCTTTAATGTGTAAAGATTTTGATGGTGTTGATATTGTGACAGTACAGTAGCATTAGCTAGCAGCGCTAGCACACCGTTAATATAACATACAGATGCTAATACTGCtaactatgctaagctaactgtaGCAGTGCTGCACTGCAGCCAAAGTTCTGTTCTTCACTAATATTATAATCACATTTTATCCCAATAAACAACAAGAAAattaatggtattaatgttacAATTATCAAAAAAATTATCAACATGTTTCATTTAAACACTATTCAGATTTATAaaagtgtttattatatttataatgattgttttataataaatattaattataaagaTGTGAGGAGGTGACAAGGCTGAtattacacacttacacacaaacacacacacacaaacacacacacaaccacacacacacacctctcctGGTTTCGTCCCGGATGCTGTAATCCTCTTCCTCTTGGTGTACAGGTGAGCCTCACCTGAGGCACGTAGAGCTGGACGTTCTGATCCCCAAAATGATGAGAGAGAAAGCCAAAGAGCGCTGCGCTCAACACGTCCAAGGTACAcaacctacaaacacacacacacaacacggtGGTGCAGCAGAGCACAGCTCCAGCCAcccgggttcaatccccacctgTTTATTCTCTGTGAGAAGGTTGGGCTCTACATGTgtccatgcagaaggtggatttgctgCTAATCAGCCcgtgtgtttacatgtacagtatgatCAGATTTTAGTTTaatcgtctctctctctctctcacacacacacacacacacacaatttatttCTCCTCTTGGCTTGTATTTTTCTTCAGTTGTTCGGTGCACTATAGTGACTCCTGTCTGCCAACCCACACAATCACTGTTCTTTACTCCATCCAGCAGCGGATTCTTACCGAGCGGTGAATCTGATCCATCAGAACCGACTTTATTCTGGGACACAATCCAAGTAATCTGGAGTGCAGCTAGAGCACCACCGTCCTAGTtgagtcatatccagttccttaTTGTGAATCCCGTGCCGCTTGCACGACCCCTGATCTGATCATGGAGAGTCGTATCACCACATATGTCAGATCTGCcgccacttctttttacctgccagtgttgggttctcacgtaccccttttccaccgatgcGGCACGGAGccgaacttgactttgaaccggctccacgtgtttccaccagaaaaaagaggttccagacagagaACTAGCGGgtcaatctggcaccacaggatactgggtttttcagcccgaaccgtgacgtcacctgtgggcgtgtcatgttgtacagcatagcgacaaCAACAATGGCGTCCGCtggggtctcgtatggagcGTAATTCtgcatttttaccttttaaacttcacctgattaaattttgctccagtttgccgctgatattttcaaagcgcctttaaaaaggtgaactGTGAGATATTacgtgataaaagtgacccggacagaacgaaacacGCTTAACGTGATAAATAAAGCATGAAGCTTTTTCatctccccgagctgcataaacacacgtgaagtaaatccagttaaacacagatacacgtggtatTATAGAGTAgatctgatggttatttcacacagatgtttgttcgtgttgtggaactttagtgtttcaccgctcaagtcgagcgctgagtaaATCGGCTATATGCGCCGAGAGTcacggtgaaagcgaagcgcaaaactcctcTCACGTTAATTAActacagaaaacaacaactaagacaaacacgtcacgtcttctcatcaccgatagttagatcgatgctttttacataaaaacaaacatctgtaacagcagcacaaacgctcacacataatccacacactccaccatgatgttactgctcttaactttcgttaagtaacgcccaccgctgatgacgctgcttggttctcaaaaactggtggaaacgcgcgtcggttctctacagaacaccaaggttcagagaaacctgaacagaaccggttcaagaaccggTGGAAAAGGGGCAACACAGAGACGTATAGCGTATggagagacacgctaagctTCATGGGATCTGCGCAGGAATATATTGCATAGGCAATGGTTAAAGACCCTGCCCAACCTCATCTCCTTAAAACATgccaactgtgtctgtgtggacgctCTGCCAGGTCATGGCTCCAACACACCACAGTGATGTGCTAGCGCCCCTGTTCTAACATACTTTCAGGAGTGGATTAAGATGATCTGGTGATCCTTTATGCTGTTGGTTGGAGTTACTGGGCCTGTCTGCTCCTACACCAAGACTCAGAAGGAAACTACAGCGTTTATAAAACAAAcatgtacgagggatcttcagaaAGTTTCCTCACGTGTATGTTGTGGTTCTGCTGGGTGAGGGGGGAGAGGAGGAAtcactcgtgtctgagagactgagagacgcttatagtcctgatttagctccatctgatttacacctgtttggggtctgaaagaagctttaaggggaagaagattctcatgtgatgatgatgtgaaagcagcggcgcatcagcaGCTATGAGCTCAACCAGAAAtggcattaaaacgttggtacgccgctggaaaaatgcataagaaggcgacgatgtagaaaagtgacggagtttgttttaaaattcttaataaatagagtttaaattaagtgaggaaactttttgaagatccctcatacatACAGAGCAGACTGGAGGTGTCTAACACCTTTATTGGTTTGTACCCAGAATTTCTACTGGCACTTCGGGCAAGTGTGTTTGTATTCGTAATgcaggtggtgtgtgtgtgtgtgtgtgtgtgtgtgttgtactttgTCACCTCGTTGTTCACACTCGCTTTGGTTAGTTTGGACCGATTAACACTTCATTTCTATATGACACCTGCagcccactcactcacacacacacatcacacactcacacaaggAGTGGAAACCCCCCTGTTTACTTTCAGCATTTAGTTTCACACCTCCGCCTGCacgtgtgagtgtgagtgtgtgtgtgtgtgtgtgtgtgtcgaggGTCGGACACCGCTGCAGGTCGGCTGTTGTTAGGAGAAGGTTGTGATCAGGTCTTCACTCGTTGATCTTGAACCTGACGGTGCCCACGCCCACACTCTCAGATCAACAGGATTATAATGAGAGTCAAAAGtttgtgccccccccccccccaagttACTGATGAGATCAGGAGCGTTTGGGTTCGCGTCTCAGCCCTGCGTCTTCCTCAGGTTTCGGGTTTGTTTTTTATGGCAGATGAATTCTTTTCCCCGGGGTGAAGCCTGCACCTGATTGGCCAAATCGTTTACGTAAGAGCGGTGCAGAACCCACGTTAGATATGTTCTCCTGGACGTTCTCTTTTATGTTCTCTTTTAAATTCTCTTGTACGTTATTTTGGACGTTCCTCTCCTGGACGTTCCTCTCCTGGACGTTCTCCTGCACGTTCTCCTGGATGTTTCTCTCCTAAATGTTCTCCTGGATGTTCCTCTTCTGAACGTTCTGCTGGACAATCTGCTAGATGTTCTGCTGGACGTTCTCTTGTACGTTCCTCTCATGGACGCTTTCCTGGACGTGCTCCTGGACGTGAGGTCTGTGGTAGACGTGATGTGGACTCGCTGAGGAGTTTGAGGAGCCCTGACCTACAGACCAGGCCGTGTTCAGAGGAGGAgaagaggaggtggaggaggaggcgTGATCAGTATGTAGAATAAAGCCGACGTTAATGAGGATCAGCGCGGCGTGGCGGCTCGTCCCCGCATCGTCCTCCTCTCTAAAGCGCATTATTCAGCCTGACTTGTGCGTCTGATGGTTGATATTGTTTAGATTGCGAGCGCAGGATCTCAGGAGAGCGGCGGCGTGCGTCTGAGCTCGTCTTTAATCCCAGAATCACGTCTGATTGGTTCTGCTGCGCTGGAGAGACGCGGCGCGGCTGAAGATCCTCTCATCTCATCAGGTGAGAATTAATTGAGTTTGTAGTGAAAAATCCCCCGACCGTCAAACACAAGCAGAACCACCGCGGTCCTCACGCCAACGCTCCTCACGCCGCCGATCACGCTGCTGCTGATGCTGCTGATGCTGCCCGGCCGACCGGAAGAAAGAGATTGAAACGGGAGAGCAGCACAGCAAAGGATTGTGGGTAGTTCAGAGTGCCGGTGGTGCTAAACATTCAGTCCTTCATACAGCAAAACAATACAACCCCCCCAATCCTACCCCAAAAAAGAGCAGGGGCGTCACAGGGCGTGGTGAGTCCCCACCCacagtggtctgaggagggacGAATGGTGTCTAAtaccaacagaagatctactgtggatCAAACTGCAGATGATTTTAATCCTGATTAGGTGAATCATCACAACACACagagcatcaaacccttctgtagCAGTCAGAGTCCCCATGCATCTCCTGTCCAGAACCCTCGGGTGTCGtggtgggtcagagctgttgtTGGACGGGTGGTTCTGATtctcatttgtgtgtgtgtgtgtgtgtgtgtgtgtgtgtgttgagggaGGGAATGGGATATGCCTGAGCTGGTTTACATGCAGATGAAAGGCGTGTTGATAATCAGTCAGACGTGAGTAATGAGATTAATATCTGAAGCtctgatgtgatgatgtgtaaTTAACACTGGACCTGCTTAATATGTACGTTTAACCTGCACTAGTGCGCACTACTTAGCACCCTACTGCTCCACtgagggaacacacacacacacacacacacacactattcacacaatacaccatacacacacacacacacacacacactgagtactgtgtatattggtgtTGATGATGGATCAGGCCCAGAGCTCCACACCTGAGCACCTGTCCGGGGACGATGTGTGGTTGGGTGTGTTTTGGTGTACCATGAGTCCCTGTGGATCaccgatgtgtgtgtgtgtgtgtgtgtgtgtgtgtgtgtgtgtgtgtgttagagtttacacagtgctgtaagGACAGCGGCCTCCTGATGGTGGTGAAGTGCCGCGAGCAGAACGACGCTCTGAAGCAGTGCCTGACCCGACAGTGAGTCCATCCCTAATGTGTTTAGACTGTGTGGCCGCTGGATCGGTGCTGTAGGCTCGGGAGTCTCAGTATTGAGGAGCCGCCAATTTTGTGGGGCCCGACTCTTACTGACGAGATGAAGGCTGGAGAACGTGCTAAGAGGATCTCACAAGGCTGTACTGAACGTTAGCTCGTTCTgtggtctctgtgcagcgccatccatcagccagcagagggcgtcattcatcactgctgcagctacgccctctgctggctgatcgatgatgCTGCACAGAGACCGGAGAtcacagagatcagtgtgtgactctctccATATGATCCCGTCTGGTGAAGCTTCTCCTCACAAACATCTCGTCAGAAaaatgtctgacctcacaaacccACCGAGATCCAGCCGGAATATTTGATTAAAATGTTGTGTTTACGTTGTTtacgttttattattaatgtgtttatGTTGTTTTAAAGTGTTAACGTTGTGTTAATGCTGTTTGTTTCATTATTGAGTTTACATTGTTTTAACGTTGTGTTATTGTTGTATTAAGGTTGTGTTAATGTTGTGTTTACtttgtttgtttcattattaatgtgtttgttgttttaatgttgtgtttaTGTTGTCTTAACGTTGTATTTGCATTGTATTACAGTTACACAGACCCGGTGTTCTATGAGGAGTGTAAGCAGCAGTACATCAGAGAGAAACAGGAGTACGAGCGCACCGGCGTCCCCACCAAACACCGAAACACCGGCAACAGATTACCCACCagcatgtaacacacacacacacacacacacacacacacacacacacacacacacacacacacacacacacacacacacacacacacacacacacactctctcacacacacacacactgctgtttaTATTCATGAGTGATTGTGCGGCGCTGATCTAAATTCACGGCGCGGGTTTTAATCAGATCAGGATGATTTGATCTCCGCCGGGACGCAGGATCACATTTATTATCGGCTTCATTATTTTCTCCTCGCTGAGCTTTTTTCTGCAGCTTCGTCACATTTATGAAGTCAGAAgattttgtttgatgtttgtttgaTGAAACGTATAAATAATGATTGTAACGTTAATAAAGTTAATAACGTCACTACACTGATTATAAAGGTTCATGAGTGTAACTGTGGGTTCTTACTGAGCGCAGCAGGTGTGTacctcatcctggtcagggtctcagttcTCTAAAGCAAGGAAGCACTGGGTGCAATGTGGGAATTCATCCTGAAGGAGGCACCAAAAcatactcattcattcagtgtccgttttaccagcgctttatcctggtcagggtcgctgtgggtctgatttactgggtGAAGAGCAGAAAATACtccggacacacacacacacacacacacagactgcaggtcttgtactgtgggagaacatgcaaaactccacacagaaaggacccggactctgggaatcaaacccaggaccttcttgctgtgagtgaatgaatgacagAGAGAAGGAAACTAAAGGAataaagtttaataataatgataatatttacaGTCAGGAGGACGAGAGCTAAAAAAGCAGCAAAAACAACTTCAATCATCCATCAACTTCATTTCTATAattctacacagacacagagatccTACTGACTCACAATTCTACTCACATACactgtacagccaaaagtattcggacgcctgatcatgagctcATCTAAACTCCTGCTTCAAAAACTAACGGTATTAAATCAGAGTGACTCTGTGTGACTGTGTGATCAGTTcagcttctcacaacacttgggagtgtgtctgtgtgtgggaatttgtgccattcAGTCAGTATGGTGGGCGCTGATCGattagttgatgttccagttcatcccagggCTGTTGAGTGGGACACTGGAGttttcacgtctttatagagcccgctcatgctggaacaggaaaggaccttccctaaactgttgctgcacagtcagaAGCATCAtggatcatttcctttatatgattgattgatttcacctgttagtgactgttgtggctgaaaaacatgacttttaataattagaaggggtgtcccaatactatTGGTCATATAGtggatctcacacacacacaaacacacctactgGCATTTACCACATTAATACACGTCTGTTCCAAACATGAACACACAAAAATCTGAACTTTATCTCACAGCGACTCTAAATCCTGCagcctcatcatcatcacctccTCAGGGGTGGAACTGGGTCTCCTGAGGGTCGGACCACACCCCTCTGCTCAAGATGGTCCTgatagggttaggattaggaaCTGAGGAGCTTCAGGACCGGAACCCCACACCTTTTTCCACCACGTGACCCTGCTGTGGAACAGGAGCTACACCAGAACCCGGTGGAACTCGTCCTGCGCTCACGTGGAACGTCTCTGTGGTCCATCAGAACACGTGCTCAGGTTCCTGGTTCAGGTTTTTAGGATCTCACGTCTCAAATCACGAACTACTAAATAAACCTGATTAGAAGCGGCGCTGTACCAACCCGTCGTGTTTCATTAGGGTGGGTTATGTGGATTGGGACGCGGCCGGAGATCTGCAGAAATTCCCTCGTCATAATTACTCGATCctgcaatctgattggttggaAAAGCGCATTCCTACCCTGTCTGTATCGCTCTAGTAATGACGTGGCATCGGCAATCGGTTTAACCATTAATACAAACTGTGTCTGGACTGGTGTTGGTTCCCTCTATAAATGAAACTGAGGTGCTGATTGGTTGGCACatggctttgtgatggttgcctGCACAGACGGGTTCATCCTGATAATGCAATCCATGTTGTGATGTCATCAGTCCAGATTATTTTAGGTCTTCCTCGTCTACCACACGTCCTGTCGTACCGTAAAATCATCTCCAATGTTCTCATGTGGACGCCACATCACACGCCCAGAGTAACAGAACCTGCAGGAGCTGATGTGCTTCAGGAGCTGCTCTCTGTTCTGGCCGTCTCGTCCTCTCGCTCAGTGGTGCTCATCTTCCTCCAGGAGACTCTCAGCAGATTTCTGATACGTCTTTCTTCCTCCTTCAGTTCATttagttctttattattttgtctGGGTTTAAATGTACTCAGTTCCCCTGGGCACTCTGCTGCCCTCTGCTGGTTGCACAACATTAGGGGCGGATTCACACGGAGAGTCTCAGCACGTACGGAGGGCCACGCTACTCTCACACATTGTGTCATTAAGTGCCACTGTCGAGACTCCGGATGCCACCCAGGTGTCCTGGTTCCTACATCATTACTGACAAACCATGAAGGTGTTTGTGAACGCAGCATTAAAGCTCCTGTCCCTAATATTAtcacatttttataaaataattaaaataaagattgTAAATGAAACTTTGTTTGACGCTGACAGTAAAAATCAGAACCAACAACCAGATTCTATTTAAACACCAGAATTCTGAGCTCAGGAACAAAATCaccataaataataattatattaataataactctaatttattttatacacgaACAGTAGAAAGCTAACATGCTAGCCAACGACGTAGCCGTTAATGATTAGCTATCTCTGTGAACTTTAGGTGTGACTTTAGCAGACTGGGTACATCAAAAACCATGTGAGATGGAAACTGACTGGTTGCTCTATAATTGGTGGGGggggtgtgtgtgcgcgtgtgtgtgtgtgggggggtagGGGTCACTGGGGGGGGGGTCTCTTCATTTTCACCATCACTTTATCCTTTATCCATTTACACTGTGACAAGCCACccgcccaccctcagacacagccaatcatgtctgtgtagacgcctggccgGCTGACAGCATAGCAGAGCTTTGAACCCGGATCTTTTAACATAACACTGCACCACCCTAGCGCCCTCTGGTGGTTCATAAAGATAAACCGTTCACACTGAAGTGAGGAGCTAGAATTGGAGTTAAGGTCGTCTTTACCACCTTATTTAATACAGCATCATGTCAATGGTGGACTTGAGACCCCCTCCAGTCctctacacccccccccccatagtTTTGTTAAATCCTGACCCCTCTTTTTAAGTGTCCCAGATTGGATCAGACCAGTCAGTGATGGAGTGGTACAGAGAGTCTCGGAGCGTACGCCGGACCCCAGCGTTCACGTTTCCATTTCACATCGTCGTCAGGATGTAACCCGGCGGGCGCGAATAAGGGGGCGTCAATCAGGTTTGCAACACCACCGTAACCATGGAGACCAGCGCGGGGTCAGTGGAAGTGTATGTACATGCCCGGGTTCGAGCGCTGTGAGGTATCTCAGCCTGGGCGTCGGTCTTAAGGCAGGATGTGATCGGACGAGTCGGCTGCCCATCGGTTCGGCCTGGACCAATCGGTGGCCCCGCTGGATTAGGGACCCTCCCAGAACAGGGTGTGGTCGTGTGGGGGGTGGGAGAGGGGCGTCCACGAATCGTCGCTGGAAGAAGATACGGCGTGAGGAGGCGGGACGGCGGGGCTGCCCAGCGGGGACGGCCGGGTCAGGGGCCACGTCTCCTTCCAGTTCTCGGCGGGGGGTCCGGTGGGCGGGGCGCTCGGGGGCCGGGGAATCGGGACCCTGACCGGCGAATGATTTCTCTCCATGTCGTCCAAACACTGAACAGGAAGTGTTGAAGcagctacaaacacacacacacacacacacacacacacacacacacatgcatgaacAGGGattcattacatcacatctacagtggagtgaaaaagtatttgccccctctcTGATCGTATGGAACCTCATTTATTAAAGGAACAAAGTTACACAACAGCTGTATCACTGCTTAAaggcttggggggggggggggggggggggggagtctGTAGAACtcctgttcctaataaagtggtcggtgtgtgaatgtatgttttataatgaaggaataaacaaaaacatcaaaTTCTGTCGAACCAGCAGTGTGTGAGAGACGGAAACAAAATACAGCTTCATTATGCAGGACtgaatccacacacacacacacacacacacacgcacacacacacacacacacacacacacacacacacacagtgtgtagGTTAGAACGTTCCTAATTCACACCTCTGGATTTTATTCTGCTGTGTGTGGAACACACACCTcattcctacacacacacacacacacctcattcctacacacacacacacacacacctcattccTACACACACCAGAAAAGGAACCACTAATGGACCTTTTAACACTACAATatcaaaatatgtggacacctgacgatGATCTTGCTACACATTCATTTCACTGATTCTTAGAACTGAGTTCAGAAAaaaccactcacacacacacacactcacactcacacacaccctcaaaTCCTAACACCATGGTTCAACCCTGTGCCAATAGTTTGGGGAAGAATTGCACAgtaacatggtttgatgagtgtcagtggtgtgtgtgtgtgtatagtgtgtgtgtgtgtatagtgtgtgtgtgtgtgtgtgtatagtgtgtgtgtatagtgtgtgtgtgtgtgtatagtgtgtgtgtgtgtagtgtgtgtatagtgtgtgtgtgtgtgtatagtgtgtgtgtgtgtgtgtgtgtatagtgtgtgtgtatagtgtgtgtgtgtgtgtgtgtgtgtatagtgtgtgtgtgtgtgtatagtgtgtgtgtattgtgtgtgtgtgtgtagtgtgtgtgtgtgtgtgtgtgtgtgtgtgtgtgtatagtgtgtgtctgtgtatagtgtgtgtgtgtgtatatatagtgtgtgtgtatagtgtgtgtgtgtatagtgtgtgtgtgtgtgtgtgtgtgtgtgtatagtgtgtgtgtgtgtgtgtgtatagtgtgtgtgtgtgtatagtgtgtgtgtgtgtgtatagtgtgtgtgtgtgtgtgtagtgtgtgtgtgtgtgtgtgtgtgtgtgtatatatagtgtgtgtgtgtatatagtgtgtgtgtgtgtgtatagtgtgtgtgtatagtgtgtgtgtgtatagtgtgtgtgtgtatagtgtgtgtgtgtgtgtgtgtgtatagtgtgtgtgtgtgtgtgtgtatagtgtgtgtgtgtgtatagtgtgtgtgtgtgtgtgtatagtgtgtgtgtgtgtgtgtgtgtgtgtatagtgtgtgtgtatagtgtgtgtgtgtatagtgtgtgtgtgtatagtgtgtgtgtatagtgtgtgtgtgtatagtgtgtgtgtgtgtatagtgtgtgtgtatatatagtgtgtgtgtgtatagtgtgtgtgtgtagtgtgtgtgtgtgtagtgtgtgtgtgtgtgtatagtgtgtgtgtgtgtgtgtgtatatagtgtgtgtgtgtgtgtatatagtgtgtgtgtatatagtgtgtgtgtgtgtgtgtagtgtgtgtgtgtgtgtgtgtgtgtgtgtgtatagtgtgtgtgtgtgtatagtgtgtgtgtgtgtgtgtgtgtatagtgtgtgtgtatagtgtgtgtgtagtgtgtgtgtgtgtgtgtgtgtatagtgtgtgtgtatagtgtgtgtgtgtgtgtatatatagtgtgtgtgtgtatagtgtgtgtgtgtatagtgtgtgtgtgtgtgtatagtgtgtgtgtgtgtgtgtgtatagtgtgtgtgtgtatagtgtgtgtgtgtgtgtgtgtatatagtgtgtgtgtgtgtgtgtgtatagtgtgtgtgtagtgtgtgtatagtgtgtgtgtgtatagtgtgtgtgtgtatatatagtgtgtgtgtatagtgtgtgtgtgtatagtgtgtgtgtgtgtatagtgtgtgtgtgtgtgtgtgtatagtgtgtgtgtgtgtatagtgtgtatagtgtgtgtgtgtgtgtgtgtgtgtgtatatagtgtgtgtgtgtgtatagtgtgtgtgtgtgtgtgtgtgtatagtgtgtgtgtatagtgtgtgtgtatagtgtgtgtgtatagtgtgtgtgtgtatagtgtgtgtgtgtatatatagtgtgtgtgtatagtgtgtgtgtgtatagtgtgtgtgtgtatagtgtgtgtgtgtgtatagtgtgtgtgtgtgtgtgtatagtgtgtgtgtgtgtatagtgtgtgtgtgtgtatagtgtgtgtgtgtgtatagtgtgtgtgtgtgtgtgtgtgtgtgtgtatatagtgtgtgtgtgtgtgtgtgtgtgtgtatagtgtgtgtgtatatagtgtgtgtgtgtgtgtgtgtgtatatagtgtgtatatagtgtgtgtgtgtgtgtgtgtgtgtgtgtgtgtgtgtatacctcTCCTCAGTGCTGGTTTCTCTCGGAGTCTCTTCATCACCTCAGACTGAGTTCTGATCAGTTCGTGTATTCGGATCATTTCACCGCTCATCTCCTCAAACACCCTCATCACCTGCAGCCCTGCcgcactatcacacacacacacacacacacacacacacacacacacacacacacacacacacacacacacacacacacacacacacacacacacacatatatcatatacactcaaactcaactcaaaagaagctttattggcatgacaaataaggacattcgtattgccaaagcaagttacagagaaatataaacaataaaaataagaaagaacaaaaatatacagaacagttacatgtgcaaaaaatattataaaatagaataaaatattaataaaaacagtgcaaaaataataacaataaaaattataatatttacattaatgaggtagaaaaacgatcagtttgtgcgtgtgtgtgtgtgtgtgtatgtgtgtgcgtgtgtgtgtgtgtgtgtgtgtgtgtgtgtgtgtgtgtgtgtgtatgagacatggtcacccactgtccctcacctggtgacaggtgtgagtatagagtgctgctagtgtgcagctctctctgtgctcccccagtaggtggggcagtttgtcggggtctgggagggaggtgaagttgggg
Protein-coding regions in this window:
- the cmc1 gene encoding COX assembly mitochondrial protein homolog; amino-acid sequence: METSNTGEPHLRHVELDVLIPKMMREKAKERCAQHVQEFTQCCKDSGLLMVVKCREQNDALKQCLTRHYTDPVFYEECKQQYIREKQEYERTGVPTKHRNTGNRLPTSM